In Piliocolobus tephrosceles isolate RC106 chromosome 6, ASM277652v3, whole genome shotgun sequence, the following are encoded in one genomic region:
- the GPR65 gene encoding psychosine receptor: MNSTCIEEQHDLDHYLFPIVYIFVIIVSIPANIGSLCVSFLQAKKESELGIYLFSLSLSDLLYALTLPLWIDYTWNKDNWTFSPALCKGSAFLTYMNFYSSTAFLTCIAIDRYLAVVYPLKFFFLRTRKFALMVSLSIWTLETIFNAVMLWEDETVVEYCNVKKSNFTLCYDRYPLEKWQINLNLFRTCTGYAIPLVTILICNRQVYQAVRHNKATENKEKKRIIKLLVSITVTFVLCFTPFHVMLLIRCILEHDVNFKDHSKSGKRTYTMYRITVALTSLNCVADPILYCFVTETGRYDMWNILKFCTGRCNTSQRQRKRMLSVSTKDTMELEVLE, from the coding sequence GGATCACTATTTATTTCCCATTGTTTACATCTTTGTGATTATAGTCAGCATTCCGGCCAATATTGGATCTCTATGTGTGTCTTTCCTGCAAGCAAAGAAGGAAAGTGAACTAGGAATTTACCTCTTCAGTTTGTCACTATCAGATTTGCTCTATGCATTAACTCTCCCTTTATGGATTGATTATACTTGGAATAAAGACAACTGGACTTTCTCTCCTGCCTTGTGCAAAGGGAGTGCTTTTCTCACGTACATGAATTTTTACAGCAGCACAGCATTCCTCACCTGCATTGCCATTGATCGGTATTTGGCTGTTGTCTAccctttgaaattttttttcctaaggacaAGAAAATTTGCACTCATGGTCAGCCTGTCCATCTGGACACTGGAAACTATCTTCAATGCTGTCATGTTGTGGGAAGATGAAACAGTTGTTGAATATTGCAATGtcaaaaaatctaattttacttTATGCTATGACAGATACCCTTTAGAGAAATGGCAAATCAACCTCAACTTGTTCAGGACATGTACAGGCTATGCAATACCTTTGGTCACCATCCTGATCTGCAACCGGCAAGTCTACCAAGCTGTGCGGCACAATAAAGCCacagaaaacaaggaaaagaagagaatcaTAAAACTACTTGTCAGCATCACAGTTACTTTTGTCTTATGCTTTACTCCCTTTCATGTGATGTTGCTGATTCGCTGCATTTTAGAGCATGATGTGAACTTCAAAGACCACAGCAAGTCCGGGAAGCGAACTTACACAATGTATAGAATCACGGTTGCATTAACAAGTTTAAATTGTGTTGCTGATCCAATTCTGTACTGTTTTGTAACCGAAACAGGAAGATATGATATGTGGAATATATTAAAATTCTGCACTGGGAGGTGTAATACAtcacaaagacaaagaaaacgcATGCTTTCTGTGTCTACAAAAGATACTATGGAATTAGAGGTCCTTGAGTAG